Proteins encoded within one genomic window of Jiangella mangrovi:
- a CDS encoding LLM class flavin-dependent oxidoreductase has translation MARPEAVDVVSFGYFLVPDASQPLLDVARSVESLGLEYVGIQDHPYQRRFVDTVALSGAILAATSSLRVFPDVACLPLRPPGVLAKTAASLDVLSGGRFELGLGAGAFWDAIEGYGGQRRTPGEALAALGEAVEVIRMLWSGDRGLRFEGAHYHLRGVHSGPLPAHDIGIWIGAYQPRALALTGRVADGWVPSMSAQVAARLPELNDRVDDGAVSAGRDPSAVRRVFNVGGTITDGSSEGYLNGPVPQWVDELSALVTEHRADVLVFGGPPSQLRTFAEEVVPAVRAATP, from the coding sequence GTGGCGCGACCGGAGGCCGTCGACGTGGTGAGTTTCGGCTACTTCCTGGTCCCGGACGCGTCCCAGCCGCTGCTGGACGTCGCTCGCTCCGTCGAGTCGCTCGGGCTCGAGTACGTCGGCATCCAGGACCACCCGTACCAGCGCCGGTTCGTCGACACCGTCGCGTTGTCCGGGGCGATCCTTGCCGCGACGTCGTCGTTGCGGGTCTTCCCCGACGTCGCCTGCCTGCCGCTGCGCCCGCCCGGAGTCCTGGCCAAGACGGCCGCGTCGCTCGACGTGCTGTCGGGCGGACGGTTCGAGCTGGGGCTGGGCGCCGGGGCGTTCTGGGACGCGATCGAGGGCTACGGCGGGCAGCGGCGGACGCCCGGCGAGGCCCTGGCGGCGCTCGGCGAGGCCGTCGAGGTGATCCGGATGCTCTGGAGCGGCGACCGGGGCCTGCGGTTCGAGGGCGCGCACTACCACCTGCGCGGCGTGCACTCGGGTCCGCTGCCGGCGCACGACATCGGCATCTGGATCGGGGCCTACCAGCCGCGGGCACTGGCTCTGACCGGCCGCGTGGCCGACGGCTGGGTCCCGTCGATGTCCGCTCAGGTGGCGGCTCGGCTGCCGGAACTGAACGACCGCGTCGACGACGGTGCCGTGTCGGCCGGCCGCGACCCCTCGGCGGTGAGGCGCGTCTTCAACGTCGGCGGCACGATCACGGACGGCTCGTCCGAGGGCTACCTCAACGGCCCGGTCCCGCAGTGGGTCGACGAGCTGAGCGCCCTGGTCACGGAGCACCGCGCCGACGTCCTGGTCTTCGGCGGCCCGCCGTCCCAGCTGCGCACCTTCGCCGAGGAAGTCGTCCCCGCCGTCCGCGCCGCCACGCCATGA
- a CDS encoding glycoside hydrolase family 88 protein, producing the protein MSDLIETARAVADRTAVCPVTIWGYGIGGTLSGLVRASAVLGEPAHADRVAELVEPALSAAPDPADHLIPVEALLALRDARPSAAVDAACSRWVSAVLGAPEAWPGGPRVHRPDLEPWSTTLWVDCMHTDGPGLAALGRPAEAVAYARAYAAVLQRDDGLFHHGYDVAARRGNGVAWGRGQAWALFGLVDTLHAVPDAELAARLDRLVTALASHEDGGRWHTVVDDPGSPVEHSVAAYVAWGLRRAVRHGLADASYTAVADRAFAATVGALDDGALVVSEATPVGDHQNYVRRATGVFPWGQAPVLHAVLDRIEEEQHR; encoded by the coding sequence GTGAGCGACCTGATCGAGACCGCCCGGGCCGTCGCGGACCGGACCGCCGTCTGCCCGGTCACCATCTGGGGCTACGGCATCGGCGGGACGCTGTCCGGGCTGGTCCGGGCGTCGGCGGTGCTCGGCGAGCCGGCCCACGCCGACCGGGTGGCGGAGCTGGTCGAGCCGGCGCTGAGCGCGGCGCCGGACCCGGCCGACCACCTGATCCCGGTGGAGGCGCTGCTGGCACTGCGCGATGCCCGCCCGTCGGCCGCCGTCGACGCCGCCTGCTCGCGGTGGGTGTCCGCGGTGTTGGGCGCGCCCGAGGCCTGGCCGGGCGGCCCACGGGTGCACCGGCCCGACCTCGAGCCGTGGTCGACGACGCTCTGGGTCGACTGCATGCACACCGACGGGCCGGGGCTGGCGGCGCTGGGCCGGCCGGCCGAGGCGGTCGCGTACGCGCGGGCGTACGCGGCGGTGCTGCAGCGCGACGACGGCCTGTTCCACCATGGGTACGACGTCGCGGCCCGGCGCGGCAACGGCGTCGCCTGGGGCCGCGGGCAGGCGTGGGCGCTGTTCGGGCTGGTCGACACGCTGCACGCCGTTCCGGATGCCGAACTGGCGGCCCGGCTGGACCGGCTGGTCACGGCACTGGCGTCCCACGAGGACGGCGGCCGCTGGCACACCGTCGTCGACGACCCCGGCTCGCCGGTCGAGCACAGCGTCGCCGCGTACGTGGCCTGGGGGCTGCGGCGGGCGGTGCGTCACGGGCTGGCCGACGCCTCGTACACGGCCGTGGCCGACCGGGCCTTCGCCGCTACCGTGGGGGCGCTCGACGACGGCGCGCTGGTCGTGTCCGAGGCCACGCCGGTGGGCGACCACCAGAACTACGTGCGCCGGGCCACCGGGGTGTTCCCGTGGGGCCAGGCGCCGGTTCTGCACGCCGTGCTGGACCGCATCGAGGAGGAGCAGCACCGATGA
- a CDS encoding type IV secretory system conjugative DNA transfer family protein, whose product MPIRRRRRGDTPWDVLRDAHPDAAVAMDRLVQDGRLSDVDAARISWALDTRAEDPYALAQLADEIVRYGPAALSHPSALHDLPVPRIAKHNLAAGQVRLGRTVQDPHADTVMTQDFGIDHDVLRTSLLVIGPPGSGKTRGFALPIVEHLSLSALAGQASVVVVDPKGDDFAHEGWFDVTIDPLEPTTGFDLYGGTQHPDTAADRLASAMLPPYVTDDMAYFMDGSRNALYACLAPFHLAFGRWPKIREMLALLRSEQGMTDQVKASLRGAEGKEAKALLDSRRDQATRNADPAASLVERFQLLARPRLMELFDRDNTFRMHDINKPTRVRVSLPEAEFPDATRILARLVVSQFVQVTSAPDTNRNIFKALAIDEAGRFVDDYVARGVQKLRSNNAGLILLAQTISDFPVQVRATVFGSVGCKAVFGGIDPVDAKVFSDWFGDHWVAEISYSQGEASGLARTSGSSRDSRGGWNRSDGETRNWGVTKGTNLRRVERPRWTVSDIVTRIPAGHCVVALSRSDGTRTGPTLINLRA is encoded by the coding sequence ATGCCGATCCGACGACGCCGCCGCGGCGACACCCCCTGGGACGTGCTGCGCGACGCCCATCCCGACGCCGCCGTCGCCATGGACCGGCTGGTCCAGGACGGCCGGCTCTCCGACGTCGACGCCGCGCGCATCAGCTGGGCGCTCGACACCCGGGCCGAGGACCCGTATGCGCTCGCCCAGCTCGCTGACGAGATCGTGCGCTACGGCCCGGCCGCCCTCTCGCACCCGTCCGCGCTGCACGACCTCCCGGTGCCGCGCATCGCCAAGCACAACCTCGCGGCCGGCCAGGTCCGGCTCGGCCGCACCGTCCAGGACCCGCACGCCGACACCGTCATGACCCAGGACTTCGGCATCGACCACGACGTGCTGCGGACGTCCCTGCTGGTCATCGGGCCGCCGGGGTCGGGCAAGACGCGCGGCTTCGCGCTGCCCATCGTCGAGCACCTGTCGCTGTCGGCGCTGGCCGGGCAGGCCAGCGTCGTCGTGGTCGACCCCAAGGGCGACGACTTCGCGCACGAGGGCTGGTTCGACGTCACCATCGACCCGCTCGAACCGACCACCGGGTTCGACCTCTACGGCGGCACCCAGCACCCCGACACCGCGGCCGACCGCCTCGCCAGCGCCATGCTGCCCCCGTACGTCACCGACGACATGGCCTACTTCATGGACGGCTCGCGCAACGCGCTCTACGCGTGCCTGGCGCCGTTCCACCTGGCGTTCGGTCGCTGGCCCAAGATCCGCGAGATGCTGGCGCTGCTGCGCTCCGAGCAGGGCATGACCGACCAGGTCAAGGCCAGCCTGCGCGGGGCCGAGGGCAAAGAGGCCAAGGCGCTGCTCGACAGCCGCCGCGACCAGGCCACCCGCAACGCCGACCCCGCCGCGTCGCTGGTCGAGCGGTTCCAGCTGCTGGCGCGGCCGCGGCTCATGGAGCTGTTCGACCGCGACAACACCTTCCGCATGCACGACATCAACAAGCCGACGCGCGTGCGGGTGTCGCTGCCCGAGGCCGAGTTCCCCGACGCCACCCGCATCCTCGCCCGCCTGGTCGTGTCGCAGTTCGTGCAGGTCACGTCCGCGCCCGACACCAACCGCAACATCTTCAAGGCGCTCGCCATCGACGAGGCCGGCCGCTTCGTCGACGACTACGTCGCCCGGGGCGTGCAGAAGCTGCGCTCCAACAACGCCGGGCTCATCCTGCTGGCCCAGACCATCAGCGACTTCCCCGTCCAGGTACGCGCGACGGTGTTCGGCTCGGTCGGGTGCAAGGCGGTGTTCGGCGGCATCGACCCCGTCGACGCCAAGGTGTTCTCCGACTGGTTCGGCGACCACTGGGTGGCCGAGATCAGCTACAGCCAGGGCGAGGCGTCCGGTCTGGCCCGCACCAGCGGCAGCTCCCGCGACAGCCGCGGCGGCTGGAACCGCTCCGACGGCGAGACGCGCAACTGGGGCGTCACCAAGGGCACCAACCTGCGCCGGGTCGAGCGGCCGCGCTGGACGGTGTCCGACATCGTCACCCGCATCCCCGCCGGCCATTGCGTCGTCGCCCTCTCCCGCTCCGACGGCACCCGCACCGGCCCGACGCTGATCAACCTGCGCGCCTGA
- a CDS encoding GDSL-type esterase/lipase family protein, giving the protein MTVGAWTTATALLDEVRLADVTVRMVVRPSIGGDGVRLRLSNVFGTAPVTFSAVTAGSREVTFGGGAGAVTVAAGGFAVSDPVPSFAVTGGTDVVVGLRVVGVVETVTGHLRSSQTTTVTTAGGSSDEVLHWFFLDRLTLDRPEADGAVVVVGDSLTDSDGGVPDRNLRWPDRVAAALRSSAGGLPFALLNAGMAGNRVTVDGFGPSLLVRLDRDALTQPGVHTLMLFEGINDLSRGVTAAGQLIAAYDEVIARARARGLAVLAATMTPFHGAEEWTPEREEIRQAANAHLRTAADLDAVADFDAALRDPARPDRLRPEYDSGDHLHLTDAGRARLAEAALPVLCGLTPAPTSR; this is encoded by the coding sequence GTGACGGTCGGCGCCTGGACGACCGCGACGGCGTTGCTCGACGAGGTCCGGCTGGCCGATGTGACGGTGCGGATGGTCGTCCGGCCCAGCATCGGCGGCGACGGGGTGCGGCTGCGGCTGTCGAACGTGTTCGGGACGGCGCCGGTGACGTTCTCAGCGGTGACGGCCGGCTCGCGCGAGGTGACGTTCGGCGGCGGCGCCGGTGCGGTGACCGTGGCCGCCGGCGGGTTCGCGGTGAGCGACCCGGTGCCGTCGTTCGCGGTGACGGGCGGCACGGACGTGGTGGTCGGCCTGCGGGTCGTGGGCGTGGTGGAGACCGTGACGGGTCACCTGCGGTCCTCGCAGACGACGACCGTCACCACGGCCGGCGGCTCCTCCGACGAGGTGCTGCACTGGTTCTTCCTCGACCGGCTGACGCTGGACCGGCCCGAGGCCGACGGCGCCGTCGTGGTGGTCGGCGACTCGCTCACCGACAGCGACGGCGGCGTGCCGGACCGGAACCTGCGCTGGCCGGACCGCGTGGCGGCGGCGCTGCGGTCATCGGCCGGCGGGCTGCCGTTCGCGCTGCTCAACGCCGGCATGGCCGGCAACCGCGTCACGGTCGACGGCTTCGGCCCGTCGCTGCTGGTGCGGCTGGACCGCGACGCGCTGACCCAGCCGGGCGTGCACACCCTCATGCTGTTCGAGGGCATCAACGACCTCTCCCGCGGCGTGACGGCGGCCGGGCAGCTCATCGCGGCCTACGACGAGGTCATCGCCCGAGCCCGGGCCCGCGGCCTCGCCGTTCTGGCCGCCACCATGACCCCGTTCCACGGCGCCGAGGAGTGGACGCCGGAGCGCGAGGAGATCCGGCAGGCGGCCAACGCCCACCTGCGCACGGCCGCCGACCTGGACGCCGTCGCCGACTTCGACGCCGCCCTGCGCGACCCGGCCCGCCCGGACCGGCTGCGGCCCGAGTACGACTCCGGTGACCACCTGCACCTCACTGACGCCGGCCGCGCCCGCCTCGCCGAGGCCGCCCTCCCCGTACTGTGCGGCCTGACCCCCGCCCCAACATCGCGTTGA
- a CDS encoding M48 family metalloprotease translates to MSDDGRTSGVRPTGPPGGFDDPEPPPATGLRGRWSAQATTPRPLKHRRTADLSTLASLVLGLPWFLFSLTVVGLGGLGIGALVGNTTVVPILVMVLWLLSGVLIFYRPVEVGVARFMLRARRPTPSERDRIEHAWHEVNRAAGRDGGKYQLFIEDSDALNAYAASGHIVTVTRKTLEAMPHHHLAAVLAHELGHHLGGHAWSNLLTYWYSVPARLLTRVLRLVLRIVVVLFSTIFAVVARMPALASFIAKVITWSLILFVVFFVSVLMATAVQSGQTWAPPTVALVLLTPVILPWLARRSEYRADRVAANLGYGHALIEVFEDWLRQGMDDDRRNFVLRARLFSTHPALAARIKKLDAYLRKNA, encoded by the coding sequence ATGAGCGACGACGGCCGTACGTCCGGCGTGCGCCCCACCGGGCCCCCGGGCGGCTTCGACGACCCCGAACCACCCCCGGCCACCGGGCTGCGCGGGCGCTGGTCGGCCCAGGCCACCACGCCGCGCCCGCTGAAGCACCGGCGCACGGCCGACCTCTCCACGCTGGCCTCGCTGGTGCTGGGGCTGCCGTGGTTCCTCTTCAGCCTGACGGTGGTGGGCCTGGGCGGGCTGGGCATCGGCGCGCTGGTCGGCAACACCACCGTCGTGCCGATCCTCGTCATGGTGCTGTGGCTGCTCAGCGGCGTGCTCATCTTCTACCGGCCGGTCGAGGTCGGCGTGGCCCGGTTCATGCTGCGCGCCCGCCGGCCGACGCCCAGCGAGCGCGATCGCATCGAGCACGCCTGGCACGAGGTCAACCGCGCCGCGGGCCGCGACGGCGGCAAGTACCAGTTGTTCATCGAGGACAGCGACGCCCTCAACGCCTACGCCGCGTCCGGGCACATCGTCACCGTCACCCGCAAGACGCTCGAGGCCATGCCGCACCACCACCTGGCCGCGGTGCTGGCGCACGAGCTGGGCCACCACCTCGGCGGGCACGCGTGGAGCAACCTGCTGACCTACTGGTACTCCGTGCCGGCCAGGCTGCTCACCCGCGTGCTGCGGCTGGTGCTGCGCATCGTGGTCGTGCTGTTCTCGACCATCTTCGCCGTGGTGGCGCGCATGCCGGCGCTGGCCTCGTTCATCGCCAAGGTCATCACCTGGTCGCTCATCCTGTTCGTGGTGTTCTTCGTGTCGGTGCTCATGGCGACGGCGGTGCAGTCCGGCCAGACGTGGGCCCCGCCGACGGTGGCGCTGGTGCTGCTGACGCCGGTGATCCTGCCGTGGCTGGCCCGGCGCAGCGAGTACCGCGCCGACCGCGTCGCCGCCAACCTCGGCTACGGCCACGCGCTCATCGAGGTGTTCGAGGACTGGCTGCGCCAGGGCATGGACGACGACCGCCGCAACTTCGTGCTGCGGGCACGGCTGTTCAGCACCCACCCGGCGCTGGCGGCACGCATCAAGAAGCTCGACGCCTATCTGCGGAAGAACGCGTAG
- a CDS encoding amidase yields the protein MVSQIHELTGLELAAAVRKGEASPSEVVEHTLERAERLDPSIGAFVTLTPDLAREQAAEAELLLGRARSGDELPPFLGVPCPVKDLAMVAGVPFRSGSAALGDFVAPADDGVVTLLRQAGTLMVGKTNTPEFGLPPYTEPDIAPPARTPWDLSRSAGGSSGGSAAAVAAGIAPVAHGSDGGGSIRIPASACGLVGLKPTRGRVSPGPYRPEGAGLATNGVLTRDVRDTAALLDVLSHHWPGDLHVLAPPRTTFLDACEREPGPLRIGLLTTPVISAGAPVDDACLGAAVRTARLLEDLGHRVEPAAVPFEAERWDSFESIWSVLALSAPIPPEHEPLLLPLTRWLREKGRSVSGIEFASALGLIQTTTREAAATWAAYDVILSPTLAQLPAPVGSQRDDADPAGDFARQMAFTPWTSVWNLTGWPAISLPLEWAYGDRGILPVGVMLGGMHGAEETLLSLAAQLEAARPWRDRRPSTW from the coding sequence ATGGTGTCTCAGATCCACGAGCTGACCGGGCTGGAGCTGGCCGCGGCCGTCCGCAAGGGCGAGGCGTCGCCGTCGGAGGTCGTCGAGCACACGCTCGAGCGGGCCGAACGCCTCGACCCGTCCATCGGCGCCTTCGTCACCCTGACCCCGGACCTCGCCCGCGAGCAGGCCGCCGAGGCGGAGTTGTTGCTCGGCCGGGCCCGCTCCGGCGACGAGCTGCCGCCGTTCCTGGGCGTGCCGTGCCCGGTCAAGGACCTCGCCATGGTGGCCGGCGTGCCGTTCCGCTCCGGCAGCGCGGCCCTCGGCGACTTCGTCGCGCCCGCCGACGACGGCGTCGTCACGCTGCTGCGCCAGGCCGGGACGCTCATGGTCGGCAAGACGAACACGCCGGAGTTCGGCCTGCCGCCGTACACCGAGCCCGACATCGCGCCGCCGGCCCGCACACCCTGGGACCTCTCGCGCTCGGCGGGCGGCTCCAGCGGCGGGTCCGCGGCGGCGGTCGCGGCCGGCATCGCGCCCGTCGCGCACGGCAGCGACGGCGGCGGCTCGATCCGCATCCCGGCCAGCGCCTGCGGACTGGTCGGGCTCAAGCCCACCCGCGGCCGCGTCAGCCCCGGCCCGTACCGTCCCGAGGGCGCCGGGCTGGCGACGAACGGCGTCCTCACCCGCGACGTCCGCGACACCGCGGCACTGCTCGACGTGCTGTCGCACCACTGGCCCGGTGACCTGCACGTGCTGGCGCCGCCGCGCACCACGTTCCTCGACGCGTGCGAGCGCGAGCCCGGCCCGCTGCGCATCGGCCTGCTGACCACCCCGGTCATCTCCGCCGGCGCCCCCGTCGACGACGCGTGCCTGGGTGCCGCGGTGCGGACGGCGCGGCTGCTCGAGGACCTCGGGCACCGGGTCGAGCCGGCCGCCGTCCCGTTCGAGGCGGAGCGCTGGGACTCCTTCGAGTCGATCTGGTCGGTGCTGGCGCTCAGCGCCCCGATCCCGCCGGAGCACGAGCCGCTGCTCCTCCCGTTGACGCGCTGGCTGCGCGAGAAGGGCCGGTCGGTCAGCGGCATCGAGTTCGCGTCGGCGCTCGGCCTGATCCAGACGACGACGCGCGAGGCGGCGGCGACGTGGGCGGCCTACGACGTCATCCTGAGCCCGACCCTGGCCCAGCTGCCCGCGCCGGTCGGCTCGCAGCGCGACGACGCCGACCCCGCCGGCGACTTCGCCCGGCAGATGGCGTTCACGCCGTGGACCAGCGTCTGGAACCTCACCGGCTGGCCGGCCATCAGCCTGCCGCTCGAGTGGGCCTACGGCGACCGCGGGATCCTGCCGGTGGGCGTCATGCTCGGCGGGATGCACGGCGCCGAAGAGACGCTGCTGTCGCTGGCCGCGCAGCTCGAGGCGGCCCGGCCGTGGCGCGACCGGAGGCCGTCGACGTGGTGA
- a CDS encoding mandelate racemase/muconate lactonizing enzyme family protein translates to MKVQTVETFVLNAAPEEVYWGARTWSADHGRPLVEYPPAARRRYVYSDTIDTVLVKVTTSDGVTGWGEAKAPVGGRATAAIIDDLLAPLVLGSGLVELTATWERMYAGMRVRGHDSGFWLEALAGVDIALWDAWARTVERPLWALLGGRFRDAVPVYASGVPAGSADDAGQEVVRAEAERLRSRGFRAVKVAIGVSPEDDIASVSTVRSVFGPSASVFADAAGQYELPQALRVGRALQELGAGFFEMPLPPEDIQGYARLAAALDVPLALDSLATRHRALAFLRADALHVLQPDVCRAGGVTETMRIAALADAFGAQATPHVSIGSPIHVAASVQCAAAMPNFAIMEYWIGSNPLAVVAADALTPSESAIAVPSGPGLGITVDEDAVRRLAS, encoded by the coding sequence ATGAAGGTCCAGACGGTCGAGACGTTCGTCCTGAACGCGGCGCCCGAGGAGGTCTACTGGGGCGCCCGCACCTGGAGCGCCGACCACGGCCGCCCGCTGGTCGAGTACCCGCCGGCGGCCCGGCGCCGCTACGTCTACAGCGACACCATCGACACCGTGCTGGTGAAGGTGACGACGTCCGACGGCGTCACCGGCTGGGGCGAGGCGAAGGCGCCGGTGGGCGGGCGGGCGACCGCCGCGATCATCGACGACCTGCTCGCGCCGCTGGTGCTGGGGAGCGGCCTGGTCGAGCTCACCGCCACCTGGGAGCGGATGTACGCCGGCATGCGGGTGCGCGGCCACGACTCCGGGTTCTGGCTCGAGGCGCTGGCCGGCGTCGACATCGCGCTCTGGGACGCCTGGGCGCGCACGGTCGAGCGACCGCTCTGGGCCCTGCTCGGCGGCCGGTTCCGCGACGCCGTCCCGGTGTACGCGTCGGGCGTGCCGGCTGGGTCGGCCGACGACGCCGGCCAGGAGGTCGTGCGGGCCGAGGCCGAGCGGCTGCGCTCGCGCGGGTTCCGCGCGGTGAAGGTCGCCATCGGGGTGTCGCCCGAGGACGACATCGCCTCCGTGAGCACCGTGCGGTCGGTGTTCGGGCCGTCGGCCTCGGTGTTCGCCGACGCCGCGGGCCAGTACGAGCTGCCGCAGGCGCTGCGCGTGGGGCGGGCCCTGCAGGAGCTGGGCGCCGGGTTCTTCGAGATGCCGCTGCCGCCGGAGGACATCCAGGGCTACGCCCGGCTGGCGGCGGCGCTGGACGTGCCGCTGGCCCTGGACAGCCTCGCGACCCGGCACCGGGCGCTGGCGTTCCTGCGGGCCGACGCCCTGCACGTCCTGCAGCCCGACGTCTGCCGGGCCGGCGGCGTCACCGAGACCATGCGCATCGCCGCCCTCGCCGACGCGTTCGGCGCCCAGGCGACGCCGCACGTCAGCATCGGCTCGCCCATCCACGTGGCGGCGAGCGTGCAGTGCGCGGCGGCGATGCCGAACTTCGCGATCATGGAGTACTGGATCGGCAGCAACCCGCTGGCCGTGGTCGCGGCCGATGCGCTCACGCCGTCGGAGTCCGCCATCGCCGTCCCGTCGGGCCCCGGGCTCGGCATCACGGTCGACGAGGACGCCGTCCGGCGGCTGGCCTCGTGA
- a CDS encoding DUF2264 domain-containing protein → MLDLPADDHARSPHTGWTRDHWEAVADHKLLALRPYASPRHALIALPGPSGASGRWSDRMEAFARSFLLAGFRVGGAGGKDPHGFLDWYAEGLAAGTDPSSPERWPRFGERGQAKVEAASIAIALHETRPWLWDRLPARIQETVVDWMAEILGTFAHTNNWVWFQNVVEAFLRSVGGPWRKDEIERNLAVHEGFYAGDGWYSDGGTPPVGLRHFDYYSSWALQVYPLWFHRIAGTEAPSSYRERLRRYLEDAQHFVAPSGAPVLQGRSLTYRYAMLGPFWTGALFDATPLPPGRTRRLASGVLRWFVSSGAVDDAGLQPIGWRGAFPPIRQLYTGAGSPYWSSKGFAGLLLPPSHPVWTAGEQPLVVETRDVSVPVPAAGWLLSGTTADGVVRLVNHGSDHVYGPRVADDVAFYARHGYATHAAPSLSREGVAHPGESHIALLDEGGRPSHRSPLRRFSVAANGVGDVLASRARAHWRETSPSPTVGDADAFRTGPWLTTASAVRGALEVRLARLDPVDLADDPDGVWEADPGPWVLRFGGWSIASDDAAPTASAAAAQVVADEGLTSLVIGVGDVSATGVEPSAGAHPLGHWSAWPWAATPGPASYGRLYAAVIVLSADPAAVADAPSVAVAADGDEATITWPDGGSTTLTLPAPQPDETLTLGTW, encoded by the coding sequence ATGCTGGATCTGCCCGCCGACGACCATGCCCGCTCGCCGCACACCGGGTGGACCCGCGACCACTGGGAGGCGGTCGCCGACCACAAGCTGCTGGCACTGCGGCCCTACGCGTCACCGCGGCACGCGCTGATCGCGCTGCCCGGGCCGTCCGGCGCGAGCGGCCGCTGGAGCGACCGCATGGAGGCGTTCGCGCGCTCGTTCCTGCTGGCCGGGTTCCGGGTCGGCGGGGCCGGCGGCAAGGACCCGCACGGGTTCCTCGACTGGTACGCCGAGGGGCTCGCGGCCGGCACCGACCCGTCGTCGCCCGAGCGCTGGCCCCGGTTCGGCGAGCGCGGCCAGGCCAAGGTCGAGGCGGCGTCCATCGCCATCGCGCTGCACGAGACCCGGCCCTGGCTCTGGGACCGCCTCCCCGCGCGCATCCAGGAGACCGTCGTCGACTGGATGGCCGAGATCCTCGGGACGTTCGCCCACACCAACAACTGGGTCTGGTTCCAGAACGTCGTCGAGGCGTTCCTGCGCTCCGTCGGCGGGCCCTGGCGCAAGGACGAGATCGAGCGGAACCTCGCCGTCCACGAGGGCTTCTACGCCGGCGACGGCTGGTACTCCGACGGCGGCACGCCGCCCGTCGGGCTGCGCCACTTCGACTACTACAGCAGCTGGGCGCTGCAGGTGTACCCGCTGTGGTTCCATCGGATCGCCGGGACGGAGGCGCCGTCGTCGTACCGCGAGCGGCTGCGGCGCTACCTCGAGGACGCCCAGCACTTCGTCGCGCCGTCGGGGGCGCCGGTCCTGCAGGGGCGGTCGCTGACCTACCGCTACGCCATGCTCGGCCCGTTCTGGACCGGCGCGCTGTTCGACGCGACGCCGCTGCCGCCGGGACGGACGCGGCGGCTGGCCAGCGGGGTGCTGCGCTGGTTCGTGTCGTCCGGCGCGGTGGACGACGCCGGGCTGCAGCCGATCGGCTGGCGGGGCGCGTTCCCGCCGATCCGGCAGCTGTACACGGGCGCCGGGTCGCCGTACTGGTCCAGCAAGGGGTTCGCCGGCCTGCTGCTGCCGCCGTCGCACCCGGTGTGGACGGCTGGCGAGCAGCCGTTGGTCGTGGAGACCCGGGACGTGTCGGTGCCGGTGCCCGCGGCGGGCTGGCTGCTGTCGGGGACGACGGCGGACGGCGTGGTGCGGCTGGTCAACCACGGCAGCGACCACGTCTACGGACCTCGCGTCGCCGATGACGTCGCCTTCTACGCGCGGCACGGGTACGCGACCCACGCGGCGCCGTCGCTGTCGCGCGAGGGGGTGGCGCATCCCGGCGAGTCCCACATCGCGCTGTTGGACGAGGGCGGCCGGCCGAGCCACCGCAGCCCGCTCCGCCGGTTCTCCGTGGCTGCGAACGGGGTGGGTGACGTGCTCGCGTCGCGGGCGCGGGCGCACTGGCGCGAGACCTCGCCGTCGCCGACGGTGGGCGACGCCGACGCGTTCCGGACAGGCCCCTGGCTGACGACGGCGTCAGCGGTGCGCGGCGCCCTGGAGGTGCGGCTGGCCCGGCTCGACCCCGTCGACCTCGCCGACGACCCGGACGGGGTGTGGGAGGCCGACCCCGGCCCGTGGGTGCTCCGGTTCGGCGGCTGGTCGATCGCGTCGGACGATGCGGCGCCGACGGCGTCCGCTGCGGCTGCGCAGGTGGTCGCCGACGAGGGCCTGACCAGCCTGGTCATCGGTGTCGGCGACGTCTCGGCAACCGGGGTCGAGCCGTCGGCCGGAGCCCACCCGCTGGGCCACTGGTCCGCCTGGCCCTGGGCCGCGACCCCCGGCCCCGCCTCGTACGGCCGCCTCTACGCCGCCGTCATCGTTCTGTCCGCCGACCCGGCGGCGGTGGCGGACGCGCCTTCGGTCGCGGTGGCGGCTGACGGCGACGAGGCCACCATCACCTGGCCCGACGGCGGGTCGACGACGCTCACGCTCCCCGCTCCCCAGCCCGACGAGACTCTGACTCTCGGCACCTGGTGA